TGTATAAAAATATTTCATTGATTGTTCTTTGCATGATCGATAATAAATGACATCTAAGTTCTTTTATTATAGCGGACATCGTCACAGATAAACAAACAAACTTCTAACGATTTCTGGTCCGACGTTTTTGGTAACCAGAGGATAACGATTGTTAGTATGCGCTACACAAAGCTGGTGTTACAAAATACGCTTCGTAAAGACTCGCATTCGAACCCATTCCAAAAGTCGTGAAACGGTAATGCTTTGTAAAATTGATTGTATTCGACAGTGTGGTCTACTTACTCAGACCTGGGTAGAATGATCCTGCTATTGGGTGCAGTAGCACGAAACGCAAAGTTCCAGGCGCCGCGCGTCACACCTACTTGATTGCTCAGCCAGACCTGTAACTTATTAGTCCCTTTTAGTAGTTTCACTTTCAGAGTTCTTGTACGAATGTAGGGCTGTGATCCAAGATCGACAGTGGGATCGTCGTTTAGCTTGAGGATCAAATGGTCGTCCCAAGCCAAACGGAATTCCGCGGTCATTTCCGACTGAGCCTCTAATTTGCAATACGCAACAGCCCATCCGTCTAACGTGGGAGAATTTGCATTGGACGCCTTGGGACGCAAAACGTGATTGAACTCAACAAATCCTCGGATTGAGTCGCGCTTCTTCCAGGCACGATCAAGAAATGATTTTTTAGGATTAAACTTACCATCACGCATTGGTAGAGATTCTACCTTCGCAAAAGGTCCTGCTAACCACCACGAACCACTGTCAGGTAACGGAAGATCATATTCGCCTCGGAGAATTTTTGTTTGCGGTAAGCGCTGCTTTACCGGCGGCATCTTGAAATACGGCCTTACCGGCTCTTCAGAATACCAATACGCAGTTGATGAAATATCATGCGCTCGTGCGCCAAAGCGGATATGTAACGATTCGTTAAAGTGGACTTCGTCTTTGGCAAAAAAACGATAACCTACCAGTTTTTGCCGTTCGCCTTTGGCATCTTTTTGAATGTAGTAAGGCATGTCCGAATAGAGAAATGTCTGCGGCACATAATCGGCGCCTCCATGAGAGGCGCCAAAAGTATCTTCACCACCAATGCCACGTAGAAACGAAGGCTGGTCGCCAAGACCATCAATGTAGATGTTGTCTGCTCCACCATGGCTCCAGCGCATCTTGTGTCGGCTTTCCAGCATATCGACGGCGTAAACAAATCCGATTAACCTTCCCGGTCCGGCTGCATCCAGCATTATGAAGTCGTCTGCAAAATCCGCAACCGGAGATTCTCGTCGCCAACGGGCACGAAATCGCATCTTTTCCTTCAATTGCTGACCTGGATAATCGTGCCAATCGACCATCATGTAGACGATGCTTCCCTCAGGCGATTCAACCTCAATACGTGCCCCCTTGGCAAAGGGCATCGGAAGATAACACGTCATCCCCAGTTTCGGCTTAACCGAGAGGAATGGACTATTGATCTGATAGTTCTTTCCCGGTTGAGTCAGGTTATGCATTAAGCCGAAAAAATCGGGCAGAGGTGCTTCGACAGACGGGATTGTTTCGCCATCGAAGTAAATTCGTAAAATGTCCTTTCGACTGATGAAATTCCCCGTTACCCAGATGCGACGAATACATCCAGGACCGATTAGCGTTCCGAAGGTTTGCTTACCCTTGAATTCACTGCGTAGACTGATACGTCGCGAAACGGGGTGGTCGGGAAGATCCAACTGCCATGACGTTGATGTCTGTCGAATTGGCGGGGACGCGCCGGCCCCTGGACAGACAGCAGGCGTTGAAATCAACAATAAAAGCCACAAAGTGGCCCGAAGTTTCATTAGTTTCATTGTTGATTTTGTTTGTCGATGGTCATTTGATTTTATGTTCATAGACGAAGATTATAGGTCGAACTTCTTTCGACGACCAACACTCTGGTATCCGTCGGGCACGAGTGACTCAGATTTTTAAGTGACTAGAGGGCGACGTTAGTAACGACTTAGAGTCAGAGTATGCGAAGTCGTTAGTGCTGACGTGGAAGAGAATTA
The Gimesia aquarii DNA segment above includes these coding regions:
- a CDS encoding glycoside hydrolase family 172 protein, with the protein product MKLRATLWLLLLISTPAVCPGAGASPPIRQTSTSWQLDLPDHPVSRRISLRSEFKGKQTFGTLIGPGCIRRIWVTGNFISRKDILRIYFDGETIPSVEAPLPDFFGLMHNLTQPGKNYQINSPFLSVKPKLGMTCYLPMPFAKGARIEVESPEGSIVYMMVDWHDYPGQQLKEKMRFRARWRRESPVADFADDFIMLDAAGPGRLIGFVYAVDMLESRHKMRWSHGGADNIYIDGLGDQPSFLRGIGGEDTFGASHGGADYVPQTFLYSDMPYYIQKDAKGERQKLVGYRFFAKDEVHFNESLHIRFGARAHDISSTAYWYSEEPVRPYFKMPPVKQRLPQTKILRGEYDLPLPDSGSWWLAGPFAKVESLPMRDGKFNPKKSFLDRAWKKRDSIRGFVEFNHVLRPKASNANSPTLDGWAVAYCKLEAQSEMTAEFRLAWDDHLILKLNDDPTVDLGSQPYIRTRTLKVKLLKGTNKLQVWLSNQVGVTRGAWNFAFRATAPNSRIILPRSE